GTGACGGCGAGGTGATCGGACGCTCGTTCGGTCAGCACGGCGCAGGTCAGGAAACGAAGATCGGGTCCGGCCAGGATGCGATCGATGCGCATCCAGGGTCGTTTGATGGCCGGGAATGTATAGCCAAAGCCGGCGCCGCGCTGAGCGAAGCCGTCCTGGTAGGTGCCGAGCCACTGCGCGAAGGCCCAGCTCTGCTCGGGCAGGTTGGTGTCACCGGCGATGATCACGGGGTAGGTCGAACGCCGGGCTTCATCGGCCACGCCCTGTACTTGCCTGGTGCGCAGGTTGGCGTTGATCGGTACCGGGGCCGACGACGGCGTCAAGATACGTCCGCTGAGGATTTCCTGGCGCAAGCCTTCGCCGTGCAGTTCGTCCAGGGCGGCGCGCGGCGATAGAGGGTGCATGTTGAAAACGTCCACGAGCCCGGCGCCCGTTTGCAGGCGATAGCGAACAAACCGCAAGGAGTGAATCTCATTATTTTGCGTCACTGCCGCCGGCAGCAGAACGTCGACGATCGGATAGCGGCTGGCCACGGCGAACTGACCGTCCTTGCGAAACAAATAGTCTGAAAAGCCGGCGCGCAGGGTGTCCTCATCGGCTCGCCCGCCTTCTTGCAGGAGGATCAGATCCGGGTTCACGCTGCGGACGGCGCGAATCACGTTCGCCAGACCGAATCGCCCCTCGTCGACGTTGAAGCTCACCACGCGCAGCACCTGGGAGCCCGGCGGTGGGGCGACCCCGCGCCCGAGGTGCAGCCCCATCAACGGAAACACCACGATCAACGCCGCGACGAGCTGGGTGGCAAGCCAGCGATAGTAACCTCCGATCACCAGCGCCAGCGCCAGCACGGGGCCCGGCAAGGCAAACCCAAGCCGCGGCAGATAAAGCGCCACGGTCGTTGCCCACCAGCGCTCGCCCACCAACCGAAACGCCGCCACCACCACCAGCAACGCCAACGGGTATGCGACGGCCAGCGCGCGGATCCCCCACCACGACAGACGACGAAGCCTGGCGGCGGTGTCGTCGATCGGGCGGTCAACCATCGCTGGATTTTGCGCAGAAGGGACAGCGTTTGAGAAGATCCCAGCGACGACCCGGCCTTCGAGTCCACCGCATTGGACACTGAGCCCGAGCGTCGCCACGGCGAAATTTCGCGGCGACGATCGCAGCCGACATTTACGCGCGACGAAAACCTGACACGTCTGTCGTGTCGATCGATAGTCTCCGCGCCGCGCGCGCCATTTTGTATGGGCGGCCGCGAGGAAAGGGACACGCCGTCGGCGGTATGCGTCTTGCTGCCGAAGTCGCCGTCTCTGTCGAAGAAATTTCCTGACCGACGTTCGTCTTTTGTGTGCAGTTCGATCGATCAAGCGAAGAGACATCGTGCAGTCGACCGAGGACAAATCCGGCACCAACGAATGCAGCCCGATTATTCCGTATGTGGTGTTGCCCCAACCGACAAAGGAGATCCCGATGAAGCTGAAACAAGAATGTCACGGACCGAGACGCCGGCGATACAGCCGGGCACTCCTCGGCTCGCTCGCCCTCGCCTCGGCGAGCCTGGCCGCTTGCGGTGACAACAATCAAGGCGAAGACAGCCCCGAGCTGCAGGCCATCCTCAAGGACGGCGAGCTCACGCAGCTCATGAGCAGCGCGCTCACGTCGTCGCCCCCCCCTGGCACAGGCCCGTCGGGCAGCAGCGGCGGCGTGACATTCGACGCCGGCGTCCCGACGGGCGCCACCGATGCGGGCGGCAGAGGCGTCGCCGGTATGGGCGGCCCCGTAATCGGGGGCGGCACGGGAGGATTCGCGATGGACGGCGGCACCGGCCCGACCAGAAGCTTTCCTGGGCAGGCCCAGGGCTTCTGGCGCTTCGATGACTGCAACATGAGCCGCACCGAGCTCGCGGACAGCACCTTCGGCGGCAACCACACGGCGTTCCGCTCGGTGACGGCCTTCTGCCGTCCGGGCATCCTGAATTCGGGCATCGGCTTCGACGAGGACGACGACGTCGTCATCGTGCCTGACCAGCCGAACTTCACGTTCTCCGAGGGCTTCACCGTCGCGGCGTGGGTCAAGCCGACGGACCTTGGCGGCGTCCGCACGATCTTTCGCAAGCGTCAGGACGGCACCAGCACGTTCGTGCTCGCCGAGAACGGCAAGAACTTCCAGATCGTCATCAGCCTGGCCAACGGCAAGGCGGCCGACGTACAGGCCAAGGCGACGCTCGACACGTTCACCCACGTCGCCGCGACCTACGACGGCATCTTCCTCAAGCTCTACCTCAACGGGGTCGAGGCGGCCTCGAAGCGCGTCGTCGGCCGGCTCAGCGACGGGGTGGGCCCGCTGCTCATGGGCAACGACGCCAGCAACCGCCGCATCGACGGCATCATCGACAACGTCGTCTTCGACACGCTCCCGGCGACGCCCGCCGAGATCACGAAGCTGCTGTGTCTGCCGCAGCCTTCGTTGATGAACGTCACGCCGGTCGATCCCGCGGCCGTGCCGCCGGGAACGCCCGTCAGCTACGATGTGCAGATCACGAACAACTCGTGCGACGACGCGAACTTCAACTTCAACGCATTCGCGTTCGACCCAAACATCATCGTGAGCCCGAACTTCGGCAACGCGTTCGTTGCGGCGACCAGCACCACGCACGTTCCCTTCACCGCCAGCGCCTCACCGGACACCGAGAACTTCGGCACGACGCAGATCTCCGTGAACGCCCAGCTCTTCACGCCCAACTTCTCCAGCTTCGAGCAATTCAACCAGGTCGTGAACTTCTCGGACTTCGACAACTCGACGCCGTGTACGATCAAGCCCCGCCGGGAGCTGGAGATCCGCGACGTCAGCGTCGTCGACGATCCGGTCCGCACCGCTCCGGGAGGCGCGTGGACGTTCGGCAAGCTCATGGAGGACATGGCGCCGACACCGGCCGACGCGCCGGCGATGGTCGAGACGATGCTCTCGTCGTTCCTCAGCCAGCAGACGGTCAACAGCTTCACGCTGCCCCCGCGCCCCGGCGTCCAGCAGGTTCTGAACAGCATGCGGGGCCCGGACGGCAAGCTCGATCTGTCGCAGCAGTCGTTCCGCCTGCTGGCGATCGTCAACCGCATCGACCTCAACGACGTCTCGGCGTCCACGGCCGGCGAGGGTCGCTTCGTGTTCGGCTTCGTGCCGTTCGGCCAGGTGATGCAGGCGACATTGATCATCGAGTACAGCATCCCCGCGGCCTCGCCGGCGGACATCGCCGACCTGGCAAACGCGTGGCACGCTCTGCGCGCCCTGCCCTTCCCGTCGGAGGACTACAACGCCGCCCTGCAGAAGGTCACGGAGCGCTTCACCGCGCGCAACGCCGCGCCGGGACGCCCGAACGGGAGCGCCGTCGGGCAAATCCGCACGAACGATTTCTTCCAGTTCGGCGGCGCGTGGGAGTTCCGTGAGTTCCACCTCGACGCCACGAGCGGCACGCTGGTGCCGGCGCCGGTCGCCCTGACCCCGGATCGGAGCTTCAACTTCTCCCCTCAGCTCGGGCAGTTCGCCGTCGCCAACGAGCCGGCGATCCTCGCCGAGAAGCACACCGTCCCGCTGATGTTCGACGGCGCGCCATTCCAGGGCGGCAACGTCGACGCCTCGGACTTCTTCACCTGGCAGGTGCCGGGAGTGAGCCCCGAGACGCGCCATCGTTTCGCGCGCAACACCTGCAATGGGTGCCACACCCAGGGCGAGACGGGCGCCGCCTTTTTCCAGATCAATCCGCGCTTCCCGTTCCAGGAGTCGCAGCTGTCGGGGTTCCTCCTCGGCGCCGACGTGACCGACTTCGCGGCCGGCGTGGTCCGGCACTTCAACGAGCTCGACCGGCGCGGGCGCATCCTTCACGCCTTCGTCTGTCCGGACGAGATGCTCCCACCCCCGCCGCCAGATACGACGCCGATCAGCGGCCTGCCCGACGGCGGCTTTCCCGGCACCGGGGGCGCGATGGGCGGCTTTGACGCCGGCACCTTTCCCGGCACCGGGGGCGTGCCTGGAAAGTAGACCCACCGAAGAGTGACCGATTGGCAGGCGAGGCACCCGCGCCTCGCCTGCCAATCTCCAGGCTTCAACGAACGCAGACGGCTGCGTCGACGACGGCCATTGCAAAGGGTCTCGTTGCGCCTACGATCGTTTGCGGTAGCGAAATGATCGAAAATAGATCTTTTGTCGATGTCAGCGCGATGCCCGATCTCGAGTTCGACAGCATTTACGAAGCGAGGATCAGGCGACTGTCGGCGCAACATTGGACACCGGTTCGGGTCGCGGCGCGTGCGGCGCAATTGCTGACCCGCGCTGGCGCCAGGCACATTCTTGACGTTGGCTCGGGGGTGGGGAAATTTTGCATCGTGGGTGCGTTGACAACCGATGCTCATTTCGTCGGCGTTGAGCGCCGCCTGGATCTTGTCGAGATCGCCCGCGGGGCGGCTGCCCACCTGGGCGCGACACGGGCGGCGTTTGTTCACGATAACGTCGATGTTTTCCCTTTCACCGGCTTCGATGGGTTCTATTTGTACAATCCTTTCCACGAGCAGATTAACCGGGAGGTGTCCCCGATAGACGGTGCGTTTCCGCGTTCCAATGCCGCCTACCGCCGTTTCATCGACAAGACGACGAAGAAGCTGTCCGCCTCGCCCTCGGCCACTGCGGTGGTGATGTTCAACGGATACGGCGGAACTTTGTCCAGGGAGTACACCTTTCGCGGGGACGAACCGGCAGGAAATGACTGGCTAGAGCTGTGGACGAAGGATTGATCGCCAGCGTCGTGCTAAGGCAAGGGGCATGAAAATTATCGTCGTTGGATCAGAGGGGACCATCGGGGCTGCCGTCGTACGTGCGTTGGCGGCGCGCCACGAAGTCATTGGCGTGTCACGCCACACCCAGCCGCGCGTCGACGTCGAAGACCCGCGGACCATCACCGCGCTCTTCGATGCGGTGGCTGACGTTGATGCCGTGGTGGGCTGCGCGGGCAATGCCGCCTTCAAGCCGCTGGCCCAGCTGGCGAGCGCAGATTTCGAGTATTCAATCAAGAGCAAGCTGATGGGACAGGTCGGTCTCATCCAGGCGGCGCTGGCCCGGCTGAAAGACGGCGGTTCGGTCACCGTCACGAGCGGCGACCTGGCGCGCATGCCCGCGGTCGGCAGCGGGGCGGTGTCGCTGGTCAACGCCGGGCTGGAAGGTTTCGTCCGCTTGGCGGCATTGGAAGCGCCCCGGGGCATCCGGGTCAACGTCGTCAGTCCGCCGTGGGTCAAAGAGACGCTGCTGAAGCTGAAGATGGATCCCGCCCCCGGACTTTCGGCGGCCGACGTGGCCAAGGCTTACGTCGCGGCGGTCGAGGGAAAGCACCAGGGCCAGACCCTGGAACCCGCCGCTTTTCTTTAATTTCTAAGCGTCCGCCGGATAATACGTCGATTGTTTCTGCGCGCCTTTCAGGCCACCGGACATTGACGTCCAGCCATTCGGGCCCAACATGGAGGAGGCGCCGGCGATCTTTGCGCGGCATAGGCCTTCGTGCTCGAAATTATTTCTCACGCTCCGGCTAGGTTGATCATCGGCTCTCTCATGGGGGGCTCTTTGGCCCTGCTGCTGGCGGCCGTTCTCGGCTGGCATGCGCTGCGGCGGCTGTTCGGTGTTCCCCGCGTGCCGCGGCCGCCGGCCACCTATGTCGCCCTGGTCATTTTGTGGGCGGCGACGGTCGCCGTCTCGGGGGCGTCGGTGGCGGTCGCTCTTTTGTTGCGCGACCACCAGGCCGTTGATGGACGTGCGCGTTTGGCCGAGCTGCGCTGCCAGGCCGTGGCCCCGGGGCGCGTCCAGATGGAGCTGACGACGCCATCACCCCACCCCGCTGGTCAACCCGCCGGCCCAGAGCGATACGAGATCCAAGGTGACGCCTGTGTGGTGTCGGTGGTGCTGGTGGATCTGCGTTCCGGCCTCCAGATCCTGGGCCCCACGCAGCTGTCACGGATCGAGGTGGTCGGTTCGCAGACGGGCGCGCTGGCAGGAACCGGCGCAGGAGCCGTCAGACGTCGGCGCGTGAATCCAGGGTGGTTGACGCCTGGTACTTCCCAGCAAATGGCTCCCATCAACCTTCTGGTCAACGACACCCGCCAGATCTCGCTGTCTGTCCCAGCAGACGGAGAGCCCTTCTATCTCGTCGCCTCGCCGAACGGCCCCGCGCTGGAAAAGCCGAGTATCTAGACTTCCAGTCTTCGGGTCGGGTCAGCGTGAAAACGATGTTGAAGTCGCTGAACCATTTATCCAGGTACGTCTGGAGCTCGCGCTGGCAGT
This window of the Polyangia bacterium genome carries:
- a CDS encoding endonuclease/exonuclease/phosphatase family protein, translated to MVDRPIDDTAARLRRLSWWGIRALAVAYPLALLVVVAAFRLVGERWWATTVALYLPRLGFALPGPVLALALVIGGYYRWLATQLVAALIVVFPLMGLHLGRGVAPPPGSQVLRVVSFNVDEGRFGLANVIRAVRSVNPDLILLQEGGRADEDTLRAGFSDYLFRKDGQFAVASRYPIVDVLLPAAVTQNNEIHSLRFVRYRLQTGAGLVDVFNMHPLSPRAALDELHGEGLRQEILSGRILTPSSAPVPINANLRTRQVQGVADEARRSTYPVIIAGDTNLPEQSWAFAQWLGTYQDGFAQRGAGFGYTFPAIKRPWMRIDRILAGPDLRFLTCAVLTERASDHLAVTADLQLPSLPVSPP
- a CDS encoding LamG domain-containing protein, with amino-acid sequence MQSTEDKSGTNECSPIIPYVVLPQPTKEIPMKLKQECHGPRRRRYSRALLGSLALASASLAACGDNNQGEDSPELQAILKDGELTQLMSSALTSSPPPGTGPSGSSGGVTFDAGVPTGATDAGGRGVAGMGGPVIGGGTGGFAMDGGTGPTRSFPGQAQGFWRFDDCNMSRTELADSTFGGNHTAFRSVTAFCRPGILNSGIGFDEDDDVVIVPDQPNFTFSEGFTVAAWVKPTDLGGVRTIFRKRQDGTSTFVLAENGKNFQIVISLANGKAADVQAKATLDTFTHVAATYDGIFLKLYLNGVEAASKRVVGRLSDGVGPLLMGNDASNRRIDGIIDNVVFDTLPATPAEITKLLCLPQPSLMNVTPVDPAAVPPGTPVSYDVQITNNSCDDANFNFNAFAFDPNIIVSPNFGNAFVAATSTTHVPFTASASPDTENFGTTQISVNAQLFTPNFSSFEQFNQVVNFSDFDNSTPCTIKPRRELEIRDVSVVDDPVRTAPGGAWTFGKLMEDMAPTPADAPAMVETMLSSFLSQQTVNSFTLPPRPGVQQVLNSMRGPDGKLDLSQQSFRLLAIVNRIDLNDVSASTAGEGRFVFGFVPFGQVMQATLIIEYSIPAASPADIADLANAWHALRALPFPSEDYNAALQKVTERFTARNAAPGRPNGSAVGQIRTNDFFQFGGAWEFREFHLDATSGTLVPAPVALTPDRSFNFSPQLGQFAVANEPAILAEKHTVPLMFDGAPFQGGNVDASDFFTWQVPGVSPETRHRFARNTCNGCHTQGETGAAFFQINPRFPFQESQLSGFLLGADVTDFAAGVVRHFNELDRRGRILHAFVCPDEMLPPPPPDTTPISGLPDGGFPGTGGAMGGFDAGTFPGTGGVPGK
- a CDS encoding methyltransferase domain-containing protein; the protein is MIENRSFVDVSAMPDLEFDSIYEARIRRLSAQHWTPVRVAARAAQLLTRAGARHILDVGSGVGKFCIVGALTTDAHFVGVERRLDLVEIARGAAAHLGATRAAFVHDNVDVFPFTGFDGFYLYNPFHEQINREVSPIDGAFPRSNAAYRRFIDKTTKKLSASPSATAVVMFNGYGGTLSREYTFRGDEPAGNDWLELWTKD
- a CDS encoding short chain dehydrogenase, whose product is MDRQRRAKARGMKIIVVGSEGTIGAAVVRALAARHEVIGVSRHTQPRVDVEDPRTITALFDAVADVDAVVGCAGNAAFKPLAQLASADFEYSIKSKLMGQVGLIQAALARLKDGGSVTVTSGDLARMPAVGSGAVSLVNAGLEGFVRLAALEAPRGIRVNVVSPPWVKETLLKLKMDPAPGLSAADVAKAYVAAVEGKHQGQTLEPAAFL